From the genome of Sinanaerobacter sp. ZZT-01:
CGAAAGAACAAAAAATATGAGGATTGCGGCGATATAGAAACCATATTGGAGGGGGGTGAAATTTTCTGTTGAATACATGGCAGCAAGGAGTGGAGAGAGATTGTAAGCAAACGCTTCGCCGCTTTTTGTATAAAAACCGAAAAGATATTTTTCAAAATATACAATTAATATGGAGTAGAGTACAGGAAGAAGAAAGTTGAAAGCAATGGCTGAGCAAAAATGCATCAGCGTATTCCCAGTAATAATTCCGGAAAAAACCGAAATGGTATACAAAAATATTACGATCAAAAGCGATTGTAGTATCCAAGCAAGAATGATAGTTCTTGAAAAGATATTTTCTGCAGCGGTTAAAGTGTCTTCTTGCATAACTGGTTTACTGATGGCAAGAAGAATCAAACCATTCGCAATAATCGGGCTAGCAATTAAGACAATGCCGGATAAAAAGTGGCTGATATAAAGCGTGATTCTCTGAAAGGGCATTGCGTGTATTACAGCAACAGAACTCACGTTTTGAAGGTAGCGAAAAAGCACTACAGCGGTAGTGACTGGGAGCGTCAAATGGGTCAGCAAAAAAAGAGGATTTATATTGTGTAAAATATTAACGATATAGTAAGAGATACTCGTTAAATCTTGGTAGCCTAAAAGAATTGGGAAGACACCGGAAAAAAAATAAATTAAAAATCCGATTATGGAAATTGGCCAGTATCGTCGGAAGTCTTCTTGTATTAATGGTCTAGATATGTTAGAACAAAATGCTTTGTATGTCATGATCTTTACCTCCTAATTCATAAATAAAGATTTCTTCTAACGATAGTGGAAGAAGGTCAAGCAAAATTGGATTGTGTTCATTTATAATATTTTCCACAACATCCCTGCGGTTTTGTATGATTAATAAATCGACACTGCCGCGGTTCTCCTTGTATAGAACATTGAGACCTTGATAAGGGTTTTCCGGTTTCACTTTAAAGGCAACTTGGATTTTATGAATATCGGTTTTCAACTCATCCAAATCACGCTCTAATTTCATTTTGCCTTTACTTAGAATTCCGATACTATCGCATATCCCTTCCATCTCACGAAGATTATGAGAAGAAACCAAAACTGTCATTTTGCGTTCGCTGACATCTTCTACAATGTGTTTCCAAACCAATTTTCGTACAATTGGATCAAGCCCGTCGATCGGTTCATCCAATATGAGGTAATTTGGCATTGCAGACATTGTCAAAACAAAAGCCGCTTGTTTTTGCATGCCTTTTGAAAATTTGCTCAATCTTTTTTTATCATTTAGTTTGAATTGAGAAAGCATTTGCTCATAACGTTTTTGACTCCAATTTGGATAAACAGAAGCATAAAATTTAGCGGAATCTTTTAAATTGTAAGAGGAAAAAAAATAGAGATCATCTGGAATGTACCCGATGCGTTCTCTTAATTTCATATTATTTTCAATGGAT
Proteins encoded in this window:
- a CDS encoding ABC transporter ATP-binding protein; its protein translation is MIKITQLDKSFDGVPALTDLNLHVKTGSIYGLIGENGSGKTTLIKLLVGIFKPDNGSIAINGESIENNMKLRERIGYIPDDLYFFSSYNLKDSAKFYASVYPNWSQKRYEQMLSQFKLNDKKRLSKFSKGMQKQAAFVLTMSAMPNYLILDEPIDGLDPIVRKLVWKHIVEDVSERKMTVLVSSHNLREMEGICDSIGILSKGKMKLERDLDELKTDIHKIQVAFKVKPENPYQGLNVLYKENRGSVDLLIIQNRRDVVENIINEHNPILLDLLPLSLEEIFIYELGGKDHDIQSILF